From the genome of Ignavibacteriales bacterium, one region includes:
- a CDS encoding YraN family protein — translation MNTNKRKTGNYGEDLACKFLQQLGYQIVERNYFYGHGEIDIIVKDKDELVFIEVKYRTNDEYGPPELSISKGKQKLIRRTAEAYLFDKKISEQNCRIDLIAILHLKDEKPKINHIKNAF, via the coding sequence TTGAATACGAACAAACGTAAGACCGGCAATTACGGCGAAGACCTTGCTTGTAAATTTTTACAACAGCTTGGTTACCAAATTGTTGAACGGAATTATTTTTACGGGCATGGCGAAATTGATATTATTGTCAAGGATAAAGACGAGTTAGTTTTTATTGAAGTTAAATACAGAACTAATGATGAATACGGACCGCCGGAACTGTCCATTTCAAAAGGAAAGCAAAAACTGATCAGAAGAACAGCCGAAGCTTATCTTTTTGACAAAAAAATCAGCGAACAGAATTGCCGAATAGATTTGATTGCTATCCTTCATCTAAAAGATGAAAAACCAAAGATCAATCATATCAAGAACGCATTTTAA
- a CDS encoding ribonuclease HII: MRTLKDFDNKFLSPKIKLIAGVDEAGRGPLAGPVVAAAVIFDKNTFHKEINDSKQVTEKKREELYVWILENCLSYGIGIIGHEEIDEINILQASLKAMKHAASKLSLIPNLILIDGNKSFISDIKTKTVVKGDAKSFSIAAASIIAKVTRDGIMKEAHNKFPEYLWNRNKGYATLAHREAVKKFGASPIHRKTFLKNILEEVQEKLFTEEFRQ; the protein is encoded by the coding sequence ATGCGCACACTAAAAGATTTTGACAACAAATTCCTCTCCCCAAAAATTAAACTTATTGCCGGAGTTGATGAAGCTGGGCGCGGTCCGCTTGCCGGGCCTGTTGTTGCCGCCGCGGTTATATTTGATAAAAACACCTTTCATAAAGAGATCAACGATTCAAAACAAGTTACTGAAAAGAAACGGGAAGAACTTTATGTGTGGATTTTAGAAAATTGTCTTTCGTACGGAATTGGAATTATTGGACACGAAGAGATTGATGAGATAAATATTTTACAAGCGTCACTTAAAGCAATGAAACATGCTGCGTCCAAGCTTTCCCTTATTCCAAATTTAATTTTAATTGACGGTAACAAATCTTTTATCTCTGATATTAAAACAAAAACAGTGGTTAAGGGAGACGCAAAATCATTCTCAATAGCAGCCGCATCAATTATTGCAAAAGTAACACGTGATGGAATTATGAAGGAAGCTCACAATAAATTTCCGGAATACTTATGGAACCGGAATAAAGGCTACGCTACTCTTGCTCACAGAGAAGCTGTAAAGAAATTCGGAGCTTCGCCAATTCACCGTAAAACTTTTTTGAAAAATATTTTAGAAGAAGTACAAGAAAAACTTTTTACTGAAGAATTCAGGCAATAG